One part of the Lotus japonicus ecotype B-129 chromosome 2, LjGifu_v1.2 genome encodes these proteins:
- the LOC130740905 gene encoding probable N-acetyltransferase HLS1 — MGEEYSPTVVVRAYDPNKDRERVEAVERTCEVGPSDKLSLLTDMLGDPICRVRHSPAFLMLVAEIGKEIVGMIRGCIKTVTCGKKLSRNRKQTDTANHVPVYTKVAYILGLRVSPNQRRMGIGLKLVQKMEAWFRENGVEYSYMATENDNLASVKLFTDKCGYSKFRTPSILVNPVFAHRAKVSSNVTIIHLKPSDAKTLYRRRFATTEFFPRDIDSILNNKLSLGTFLAVPRGSYTPDTWPGAERFLSDPPESWAVISVWNSKEVFTLQVRGASRVKKTLAQTTRVVDRALPWLRLPSVPDLFRPFGFHFLYGLGGEGPEAVKMVKALCGFAHNLAMESGCGVVATEVAPCEPLRFGIPHWKMLSCEEDLWCIKRLAEDYSDGAVGDWTKSPPGISIFVDPREI, encoded by the exons ATGGGTGAGGAGTACTCACCTACGGTGGTTGTGAGAGCCTACGATCCAAATAAAGACAGAGAAAGAGTGGAAGCCGTGGAAAGAACATGCGAGGTTGGACCCAGTGACAAGCTCTCTCTCCTAACCGACATGCTCGGTGACCCAATTTGCAGGGTCCGCCACTCACCTGCTTTTCTCATGCTG GTGGCCGAAATCGGTAAAGAGATAGTAGGGATGATAAGAGGTTGCATAAAAACAGTCACATGCGGGAAGAAGCTCTCCAGAAACAGAAAGCAAACAGACACCGCGAATCACGTTCCAGTTTACACCAAAGTAGCCTACATATTAGGCCTTCGCGTTTCTCCTAATCAACG GAGAATGGGAATAGGGTTGAAACTGGTACAGAAAATGGAGGCGTGGTTCAGGGAAAACGGAGTTGAATACTCATACATGGCAACGGAAAACGACAATTTAGCGTCCGTTAAACTCTTCACCGACAAATGCGGATATTCAAAGTTCCGTACACCTTCCATCCTTGTCAATCCCGTTTTCGCTCACCGGGCCAAAGTGTcttcaaatgtcaccatcatcCACCTGAAACCCTCCGACGCAAAAACCCTCTACCGCCGCCGCTTCGCCACGACGGAGTTTTTCCCCCGCGACATTGACTCTATTCTCAATAACAAACTCTCCCTCGGCACTTTCCTCGCCGTCCCGCGTGGGTCCTACACCCCCGACACGTGGCCCGGTGCGGAACGGTTTCTGTCGGACCCACCAGAGTCCTGGGCCGTTATCAGCGTTTGGAATTCCAAGGAGGTGTTCACGCTCCAGGTTCGCGGCGCGTCACGCGTGAAGAAAACTCTGGCCCAGACGACGCGGGTTGTCGACCGGGCACTGCCGTGGCTCCGGCTACCGTCGGTGCCGGATTTGTTCCGGCCGTTCGGGTTCCATTTTTTGTATGGACTTGGAGGTGAAGGTCCGGAGGCGGTGAAGATGGTGAAGGCACTGTGTGGATTCGCGCATAACTTGGCAATGGAGAGTGGGTGTGGGGTGGTGGCCACGGAGGTTGCCCCCTGTGAACCCTTGAGATTTGGGATCCCACATTGGAAGATGCTGTCTTGTGAGGAGGATTTGTGGTGTATCAAGCGGCTAGCGGAGGATTACAGCGACGGCGCCGTCGGTGATTGGACCAAATCACCACCTGGAATCTCTATTTTTGTTGACCCTAGAGAGATCTAA